Proteins found in one Neurospora crassa OR74A linkage group II, whole genome shotgun sequence genomic segment:
- a CDS encoding dehydrodolichyl diphosphate synthase: MSDLYLSRIRNWFLSSPPAEWAIRGLRETLIGALKQGPVPRHVAFVMDGNRRYARSHKIETIEGHHLGFEALARVLEICYKCGVEVVTVYAFSIENFNRPKYEVDGLMQLAKVKLEQLIQHGELLERYGASVRVLGERDLLSDDVLEVIDRAVSTTKNNKKCILNICFPYTSREEMTTAIRSTVEEYSKSSAPKRTPFSQTRITQKIMSKQGDRSGKMESDNTSLGQEQSHTPPGSDDNEDSMSSTTTLYPDSPGRTSKDGSNHVTIYPNVENITTETIDKHMYTADCPPLDIFVRTSGVERLSDFMLWQCHQDTQMFFLKCFWPEFDLRHFLPVLLEWQWRQKKKAMEEGPRQRVKAA, encoded by the exons ATGTCTGATCTCTATCTCTCCCGCATCCGTAACTGGTTCCTCAGTTCGCCCCCGGCAGAATGGGCTATCAGGGGACTCCGCGAGACCCTTATCGGCGCCTTGAAGCAGGGTCCCGTCCCTCGCCATGTGGCTTTTGTTATGGACGGCAATCGGAGGTATGCCCGGAGCCACAAAATTGAGACTATCGAGGGCCACCATCTCGGCTTCGAGGCTCTTGCGAGG GTCCTCGAGATATGCTACAAGTGCGGTGTCGAGGTTGTGACAGTGTACGCTTTCAGTATCGAGAACTTCAACCGCCCGAAATACGAGGTCGATGGCCTGATGCAGCTTGCCAAGGTCAAGCTGGAGCAACTGATTCAACACGGAGAACTACTCGAGCGATACGGCGCCAGTGTTCGCGTGCTGGGTGAGCGTGATCTTCTGAGCGATGATGTGCTCGAGGTGATTGACCGAGCTGTTTCTACAACTAAGAACAACAAAAA GTGCATCTTGAACATTTGCTTCCCATACACGTCACGAGAGGAAATGACGACCGCCATCCGTTCCACGGTCGAGGAATATTCGAAATCATCCGCCCCGAAGCGCACGCCCTTCTCGCAGACGCGCATCACACAAAAGATTATGTCGAAGCAGGGAGACAGGAGCGGGAAGATGGAAAGCGACAACACATCTTTGGGACAAGAGCAGTCGCACACCCCACCCGGGTCGGACGATAACGAAGACTCCATGTCATCCACCACGACGCTATACCCCGATTCCCCGGGCCGTACTTCCAAGGACGGCTCCAACCACGTTACCATATACCCCAATGTCGAAAACATCACGACCGAAACGATCGACAAACACATGTACACGGCCGACTGCCCACCGCTAGACATCTTTGTGCGGACTAGTGGGGTGGAGAGATTGAGCGACTTTATGCTGTGGCAGTGCCACCAAGATACCCAAATGTTTTTCCTCAAGTGTTTCTGGCCCGAGTTTGACCTGCGCCATTTCCTCCCTGTCTTGCTGGAATGGCAATGgcggcagaagaagaaggcgatggAGGAGGGGCCTCGACAGCGGGTCAAGGCGGCCTGA